The genomic stretch AcagatatttactggctatgtgaataTAGGCAAGTCATGTACCCATtccagtcctcagtttcctcattcgttAAAAAGGAACATTGGATGAGATGGCCTTCAAGGTTCCTTCAAGCACTGAaactgttattttattattatatgatgAAGACTCTCCCCATTAAGGCCTGTACAGGCAGTAACATGTTCCTATGAAGAGATAAATCACACTGGGGAAATCAtagattccccccaccccaagatatCCTGAAGTAAAGCAGTAGGTGAAAGAGGAATATTATTTGGCATATAACATGGATGGGTGCATTTCTCTTGTTTTAATATCTTAGTGTGGGACACAAGAAACAGATCTCATCTAAGTTAAGAAACAGGAGAGTCCTGAAAAATGACCAAAGTCCAAATGGTTTCTTGGGCAATAGGTGAAATCTGattctttttaattcattctctaagaggataAAGTGGGCTGGTCAGTTTTCTTTGGCCTGGTAAACTTTTAGCGCCTATCTACTTGGTTGGGTTACTGAAGGTTTCATCTCTTGGTACACATTGGAGTCAATTATAAGGATGACTGAGCAGGTGCCATCTTTGATTCACTAAAATAAATCATTTCAGACTAACTAGAGTTTTTTTTTATGGAGTAACTAAGTTAATAGATGAAAGGGCATAATTTATCTTGATTTTAGCAAAGGCATTTGATAGAATATTTCTCAGAGCTTTTAAGGTTAGAAAATACTGACATGTGTATAGAATGGAAGAAATGAATGGctaaaaatggaaaatgctaCTTTAGGCCAAATTGTACCAGTAGAAATCCCCTGGACTCAGAATCAGGTATGGttctatttcatatttatattccttATCGAGAAATAGACTAGAGATAATATCTTGAAAATAATGGCATTTCATGGTTCAGAGGACTCactagaacttttttttcttatttgttgaaTAGTAATGACTAATCAAACTCCAAAGGTATAATGTTTTCAGATGATATAGTtctttatatgtgtttatttgttattttattgtccTACAAAAATGAAGCTTGCAACCAACCTAGACATGATCATTGCATGTGATTCTTCTCTTCTGTGTTCCATTAATTCAACATTGGGTGTAGGAGGAATCCAATCACCATGTTAGGACAATTtctttattgttctcattttatcaAAGGCACTAGTTCCCATTAGCCTTATTTTTCACTCCTATTGTTGAGTGAATCTTGGTTGTCTTTTGTGATTTCACATTCACATGATATTATGATGTTCTTATATCCATAATGCATTTTTCCATTACCCTCTGAGACATGCTCATTTTTTAGAAAACAGGGTCATTTTTAAGGCATATGCTTGCCAAAGTTTATCATGCCATGAAGGTTCGGTGTAGAGTGAAGGATTGCCACTAATGGTGAGATCTTCCAGTTGTCTCAGTTTGTAAGTGGTATTGTGCTGGTTATTTCAAGCCCAGGAATACTTTAGGACTTCTTGGATAAGATCTGAAACAACTCAAATGAATTTTTCATAACCATCCACTtggaaaaaaccccaagaaaaagaaaaatgcctattattgagaaaaataagaatatacacacatgcatgtgcttATATGGagacaaatatgtatgtatatgtatatgtatatatgttcctaTCTTAGACACAGTGTTTATACGTGATGTCCAGTTCCATTCATACTAAGGAGATAGTTGAATTTCCATATGTGGATTGGCATCTAATATTGCTGAAACTCTCAGTGACGTGTCAGTGAGATGAAGTACACTGGGTATTGATACAAAGTGAGGCACATTACTGTTTATACTAAGTAAAAATAAGAGATTTTATTCTCATTGGTTTTGATTATCATACATAACTTTATTGACCAGTTCAACATGGGTTCAAATGAATAGAAAGTCAATTTTAGGTATGTTTTTCAGTCACTTGTCATTGAGACTCCTATAGTCATTATCATCACTGACAACCCTTTAATTGATTACTCTTGGAGGAAATAGTGAGAGATCCAGGGGTAGTTTCTTCATTGGGAAGGCAAAGAGAAAAGCAAGGGCGAAGAGGCCCTAGAAAGGCTATTTTGGGCGGACTGTAGATAAGGGATTTGTCTGTGGCATCATAAAATGCTATGTGCCCCTCTTCATAATCAAGAAAAACACCCACTTTGCGTATAGGTTGATTTAAATAAAAGACATTGTGTGAGGTCCAGAGACAGAAACGGTTTTCAGATTTGACACACATTAGGGTACAAGTATCCCCAGCTAAGTTGGAGAGGTTACCCTTCCTGTTGACTGATTCTTTACAGATTCCCACTTCCCATCCTGTTTTATCTCCCACTTCCACTTCCCAGTAGTGTTTCCCTGAGGTGAATCTCTGGGCACCTAAAACTCTGAGTGCATGGGAAAATTTCTTATGGTTGCCTGTCTGGTCCTGTGGGACATCAACATATTTGACACTCTTCAAATCTTCAGACAGGGTAAGCTGGGGATCAGCTGTTTCAGGATCCAGAGTTATATCCCCTGTAGAAAAAAGAGGAGTATTAATCAACTGGGGTGTCTAGAGCCTGGAGGTTAATATGGGAGAATCATAGGGCAGTACTCTCACTTTTAAGTGGGATTAAATGAAAAGTATATGTAACTtaatttccctgtttctctgtaaaatgagaaagatgatgttggataagatgatctctgaggtatcTTCTAAtttgaaatctatgattcttaTGTTTTAAGGCATTCCCTTTGAACTCtgcttttattcattcactcattcagtgaattcaatccaattcaataaacagtcATCATATACCAGagtctgtgctaagtgctggtgacacaaatattaaaaagaaagagtagCAGCCCcagggagcttacaatataatgggtgagatggggacagctaggtggctcagtggatagagcaccagccctggattcaggaggacctgagttcaaatctgacctcaggcacttgaccacttgacacttgctagctgtgtgaaactgggcaattcacttaaccctcattgtcccgaccaaacaaaaaaaaaaagatatttgccctcatggagcttgtAATCTGTCAGGGGGGGGCACTGGAGACATACATAGCTACATAAGAAATAGAATCAAAATGCAGCACATTGAACATATAAAAATGGTTACACAGATAGATGGGAGGCAAGCAGAATGGAAGTACGTCTCCAAGAAAGGGAGATATGGGGgatatggagggagggaaaaaaaggaagaaaaaaaggaagagaagaaaaagaaaagaaacaagatgaAAAGGATAGAAGAGAACCGAATAGGAGGAATGGGGTTATAAAACCGTGAATCTTACACCTTTGAAGTATTACATTTACCAAATGGACAAGAATGGTAAAAGAGGAATTCAATAGTGGGATAACAAATTGGGAAATAAAGCACATGAATTCACTAGCTATGAAATAATCCAGTTGCTTAAAAAAcaatagctaataagtgacatAAATAGGATTATTAATGCCTATGTCTATAAAGAGGAGAATAGGAAACATGTCAGTCATGTGGGAGCAGAAATGAACAATATTGGGTAGTGGGTTCTTTGTGCATGCCAGTGGAACATGATGTCATCATCAATCCACTGAAAATGATATGGGAATGCTTGGGCTTTCTGTAATGCCACCTGGGGTCAATAGATATGACTTACTTTGGAAACTCACAAGTATTTCACTCATGCCAGTGATTTGGAAAGCTATCCGGTTTGGGAAAGCACACTCTGGATCTTGAAGTAACAAGGCTTCAGTCCTACAAAAAGGGTACATTCAGTTATACATGTTCTATACAGCTCTAAAGATCCCTCAAACCTCAGTACACTTGAATAACAGACACCAGTTAGCACTTTCACCCACCCAGACTTCTTCAGTTTGTCAGAGAATGGAAACTTACCTTTCCTGGGTGTTTTTCATAGCCTAaggggagacaaaaagaaaaagttttaatCTTCTCATCCTTAGTCAATTCCTATGATATTCTTTTTCAGAGGGCACAGATACCACTTCCCACAGTTTCCTCtctatttcagaaatattttttctagGGATAGTACTTGGATTGCAAAAAATAAGTCAGTTTAGAAATACCATGTGGTTCTCCTTTAATTTCACTTGCTTCATGCCATCTAGTGTTCTTCTGAAGATAGGAAATGACTCAATTGTGAGGGGTGTTTAAGCCTGCCctttgccttctctttcccttgcATAGAAAACTCAGCTGACATAGTCAACCTGTTGGTTTTCCTAAAGTGAGAGGACAGAAGTTGAGGAAGTTAGAAGAAGGCCGGGTGAGCAACAGACTAAAAGTCGCCCTTTGTTAAGATGAATGTGCATGGGAAACATAGCTTCTTAGATTAAAGAATCTTGGACTTATTTTACACAGTTGGAATGTGAATGTGAAGAAGCTCATACTGTGGTTATATTCCCTGGTCCTATGGATAGAAAGGCTCTATATGCCTATCCACTATCATCCCAAAGAAAGAAGCCATTACCCTTCactgtgataaaaattatttgtggtaaagattaatattgaaagttatagttgaatcatttgggaggggccacacctggcccaccctgagactgtgcatgctactgagcagcttttgaaggacctccccttttgggggaggaaaatgcCACTAGAAGGGAGGCAACTTCTGGTGGGTGGGGCGTTAAAAAGCTCTCCCTCTTTGGGCCTGGCAGTGAGTTTGGTGGCAGTCCTGGACCTGGCAGAGGCATGTGTTTACTGACGGGGTTTGGTGAGTTTTAattaaggaaaatcctaaatttcctttgaactagcttaattgggagcACTCTGGAATTGcctaggctaagcttagagttaagactatctatctgtatttctacttccttatttccttaactgctttcacctttgtggtttaattaattcccaagcaataaaacctgatccattatgaactaaagctcagaggctccttttcttattggcctgggaggaatatataaaaaggaaagttcaaaggggaaattaaacctaaaaaagtccctcatatttccaggaccccaatattaaggtgtcaCCCTaataacactccgtatatcaaattttggctctcACATCACCCATCCCAAAACATAGAAGTGGAATTGGGCTGttggagaaaaatatattattagagTCAGTAGAACCTCAGCTTTTATCTAGGCCAACCTATTTCATGAATGATATTTAAGGTATGCTCCATCAGCCTCCATTTAAACACTTCCCATCACAGGGAAATCATCACCTGTAGAGACAGATCAAATGGTTTGGGACAATATTTTTCTGGAGTGACAGCATGGCTAGGTAGAAATGGCACATGGGACTTTGAGCCATTAAGAGATGAGCTCAAATACTGTCTCTGATACTAACCACCTATACAACTTCAGGGAAGCCTCTGATGGCTCTGGGACTTACTATCATCCatataataaggataataatatttgtcttACCTAACTCAGATGATGATTGTGATTCACAGAAAAGGTAATGGATCTCTGTTACTTAGGAGATTTAAAGGACCAAACTAATTTGAGTAATGAAGGTTGTTATTGTTCAACCACTTGGTCCTTCTTTGCCCTCAGGTACCAAAAACAGGGATTCTAACACCCTGGTGATGGACAATCAAGTGCTTGAATAGAGCTATCACCTTCCCCCATACTGTTTTCACATTTAAAACATGCTCAGTTCCTTCAGGTGATCTTCTGGGACAGATTTCCATTCTATTTCCCACTTTAGGGATCTTCTTTTTGACTAAATCCACATTTTTTCATGTACCTTCTCAGAAGCCTCTAGCTCAGTGGTTCTTAAACTCTTGGACCTTTTCAGTGGTCATCCCAAGAAAGGAatgctttctctgtctgctcagcTCTTCCTCATAGagttcctctcttctttcaagacaTAGTTTAAGCATCACCTTCTATTAAAATTTTCCAGATTCCTCCAGTACCCAATAGCTATGTCCATTACATCCAAAACACCTTTtacatattcatatttattttccctttctttaatttGGACAAACTTATAAGTGTCTCGGTCATCTCTGCCATTAGTTTGCGAGTTCATTGAGAGTAAGAGTTTTTCCATGCATAATttgtgcttgataaatgcttgatcAATTCACAATTTATCACAATTGATTATGATGATGTTCTCACATCACAGTATTCTAGTTTACCAGGAGAATTTATGGCCACTGTCAGATCAGGAGACTCAAATATAAGCGTGTGATTCTAAGTGGAAGTCCCATTCAACTTGAGGTGTATTTTGAAAATCCTAGCATATGAGGGTTCTGTTCAGTTGTAAATCCTTCCCCTACATATTGTTTGATTAGAGTAGATTTTCAACAAGCCTTGCTCAGGAGAAAACACATGCATTTGGGAGGGTAGATTGAAAAGATGTAACTAGCTCACTCTATAAAATGGTCCTCAATATCCCTTCTCATGGTTGTCTGGGAGATGACAGGGCATGTGCCTTTAAATTCAGCTACCACACAGATCGCaaactatttaacttgaaaaggcaagtcaagactaaaatggagggagagttggtgcatgattttttctTGGTTTGCAGACAATTGTGCACCAAaagcagcctctgaagctgagatgcaacaaagtatgcatgattttctgctgcttgtgctaattttggcctaacattcaacaccaagaaaacacagatttTCTAGCAGCAATATCATATTTCTGTTTTAAATACATACCTGGAGCATTTCCAAAGGCCCCTTGTCCAAGTTCTTCTGTACCTCTAATGTCATTTGTTGCAGGTTTTGGATTTGTTGTGACAGTTTGGTCTTGCTCTTATTGAATTTGGCCAAGTTTTCTTTTACTTCCAAGTCCAGTTTTAGCATTTGCACATGTTTTTCATCCCGTaagaaaatgtgcattttctcatATTCAGATATAACTGACAGTTTCAAAACATGTAAATCCTCCTGTCACAAGAGAAATCAGGACAAAGGAAGTCAGTGAAAAGTCCATGAGTGATGAGCCCAGTGTGAAATATTTTGGTTTCCTGGTAAACACTATTGACCAACTATGAATATTCAAAAACCCTGATGTCAGACAGAGctcttccatctcctttctccaaaTTTTTCCACTTTCAAACCCTGTAAAGTACATTGCCTCTCCAAggtcttttaaaaaggaatagttaatgaggacaaaaaaattgtttaaaggaAGATCCCTCTAGTTCATACCACATTTTTCCCAATCTGTCCAAATGCTACTAGTAAACTTCATTCAAATGTTAtcagttttacatttttaaaaaatcctctacTGTTATTAGGTATTAGGTATCAACATGTGCATCCATTATATTGATAATACCTGCTATGTTCTGAAAATCAATAGAAATctgtttcttttccaaaatatactTTTCAATGCATTTCATCACTAACTATTCCTTATGAGAAGGGCCTTCAAGAGACAGCTTACCTTGTACCTTTATCACTAAGAAAACAAACACTAACCTTACATCGtgcttccttctctgtctcattaTTCAATTGCCTTTGAAATTTCTCCTTTTTGTCCAACAAATTTCCCCATGTCTCTTGAATCTTATCCTGTAAGAAAAGCAAAGTcttgtcaaaactatttttagaaCAAAAAGATCCCTAAAGTTGTGATTTGTTATGTAATAATAGTTCACAAGTATAAAGCATTCTGACAATAACACTGAGAGGTGGGCACTATTGTTATCAGCATTTTTACTGGTGAgcaaaatgaaatggaagaatttgGAAGGCCAAATGAGAAGAAGTAGAGTGAGTTTAGTTTTGAAACCATAAAAAGGCATGAGGCCTTTAAATTTTCCTTGGTAAATGTAGGTTGTCCAACATAGCAGTGGCCACAATAGTGTTGAGCGAGCAGACACCATCTCTTCCCTGGGATTGAATCACTAGTAAGCAGATATTCTTACCTTGCACTTGTCCACAGCTCTGTCCAAGGGAAAGACTTGGTGATCCTTGTGCTCTGGGGCTAATGAACAAGACTCACAGAGGAGTCTCTGGTCTTCCTCACAAAAgagcttttctttttcccaatgtTGAACACAGATGTTCATGCTTTGCAGTAAATGAGGTCTGATTATGCTGCCCATGAGAGAAAGATTCTGCAAGTTCTTGTTGGGCACCAAATCACTGATTTGGATAACTTGTCTGCACTCTGGGCAGGTGAATTCGGCATCAGCTTCATTCTCACACTGGAAAAGGCACCGTGTGCAAAAACTGTGGCCACATTTGACAGTGACTGGGTCAGTGAAGTAGCCCAGGCAGATGGAGCAAGTGATATCTGCCTTGAAGTGTTCAAGTAAGGCTTTGACATCCATCTTCCTGGACCTggggagaaatagagaaaattttGACTAGGGCATTCATGTACTATTGAATACATTTCAGAACTTTTGTGCAGGTTGTATTGCAGGGAAGCAGAGGCAATAGAGGGCCTGTAACAGAGGTGGTTCTGTATCTACCACACATCCTGAGCAGATCCATTGGGGATCAAAAGTGTGTCCTATCTTCAAATAGAACTAGGGAACCTAAGAGTCCTGGGATGCAGAGATTATGGGCTAAGCCTATCCTAGAGTGGGCTTCCTCATCCCTATTCATCTTGATGAGGCTAAAGAGCTGATTTCTTGTATAGGATCAGGTTTTCCCTAGAGATTATGGAAACTGATGCCTCCAGTGCTGAACCTGAGCTCTCTTCTCCAAGGAACCTAGATAATGGGGATTATCTTTTACTATTTCttacccttcccttctcttcctcttaccTTATATTCAGGGTCACTATTTTCTGAAGAAAACATCTTTATTTGTTCTTAAATACTACTGAAATTCTCTGGCTTGGCTAACCTCATTACTTTGTTGAGTAGTTTAGGAATAAAATTTCAAAGACATAGGATAATAGCATTTCTGATAATTTGACAACCAGGCaaggaaaatgatttttctcTGTACCCCTGACTTCTCTTTCCCACTCATATCACAGACCTTAAACTCACACATTTTTCTAATCagcctccctttttttctctttaacttaTGATTCCTTTATTGGACTGAGATGGCTCTTTtaagtatatatagaaaaaaaatcccaagagaAGCTTACCTCTGATTCTGTCCAGCTCAGATATTCTTCTCAGGATTGATAATGTTAGCTCATTCTCTGGATATTTACCAGCAAAAGGTGTCAGGACTGAATTGCTGAGATCTTTTTATATGTCTTCCTTTGAATTAGCCTCTCCCTTGACTCCACccacaaaagttgagaactccTGTGTCTTGATAGTGCTTCCCAACTCTGGTATAGGGCAGTGTTCTCATCTTTTTGAGTACTAATGAGCTACAATTCACAATGGTATTGACACCTATACCCTTCAGGTCAGAGTTTTCTTGATCCTCAGTTACAAGCAAAACTTTCCTCTGATTCCTTCCTTCTCAGATATTTCTCTCAGGATACATAATGCTAGCTCTTGACCATGAGCTCTACCAGGAAAACTTTTTTCAGACTGAATTGTTTGAGTCTTTTAAAGGGTTCCTTCTTTTTAGCCTCTCACTTTCCTCTGCCCAGAAAAGATGAAAATTCCTGTGTTCTCACATTGCTTCCACACTCTATGTTATGGGACTGGCTAAGTTCacacctctcctccttttccccccctcctcccccagagtAATGGTCTACAATTCACAATGGTGTTCACAATTCAAGTCACTTTAGGTCAGAATTATCTTAATTCATCAGGTCAGTAGGCATATGCAAATGATTCAACCTTCATTGTAGACATTGTTGAGAATCTTAATCTTAAATCTTCATGTTTAAATCtcagttttaaaatgtctttgatgTGATGGCTTTCTGGAGCAGGGTGAATGAGAATGAGTAGAAGAACAGTAATTAGCATAAaagtttattttgaaaaaaatatttttgctgaCTCAGTCTCTTTCTGCTTCTTCAGCTCTGGCCTTTCTTGTTTACTTCTTGTACATGCAATATTAAATATAACCAATTTATTTAtacagggtgtttttttttggtataagTGTTTTATTTCCCCTGATTTAGTGGAACTTTTTGTAGCCCTTATGCTTCTTTTGGCCTAGCAGTGACCCTTAATCTTTCAGTCCCTTATTCCTGTTTTCCCCactttctcatatataaaatgaactagagcacgaaatggcaaaccattccatcaTCTTGCTAAgcaaacccaaatgggatcagggagaatcagacacaacagaaatgactgaacaaaagcaaTACTACCGAGGTTATCTGATCATATCTGATCTCACCACACTTTTTTTGAGGGGAATGGAATGAAGGTTCAGGAAACCTTGAGGGACAGAGAGCTCTTGGTTCTTGTTCATGGGTTCAGCAAACTGCAAAATGTGAAGAGGAAATGGTTAGATACAGCTTGgctgcaaaaaccaaccaaccaaacaaaaaaaccaacttgGATAaaaatggggcacctaggtggcccagtggataaagcagtcacctgggattcaggaggacctgagtttaaatctggcctcagacacttggcacttattagttgtgtgaccctgggaaagtcacttaaccctcattgctctgcaaaaaagaaagaaaaacaaacagcttGGAATAAGAAAACCTAGAGGCAGAAGATTTTCTTGCCACTTTGTTTTGCTCTCAATCCTTCCATGACCATGCACCTGAGACTAGACAGTAGGCACtgtcttctcttattttttctctgttcCATCCCCCAGTATTCTTTGCTTTTTGTCAGCCTTCCTATCTATtggccgctaggtggcaccatgaatGGAGTatctggcctgaagtcaggaagactcatctttctgagttcaaatttggactagctctgtgaccgttagaaagtcacttaaccctgttttccttagagggaaaaggggagaggttGTTAGAAGAAAGTGGCACCgtttggaaaaggaagagttgatgagggagaggaggggtaAAAATTGAAAGATCACATTTTGATGCTTCTTCTAGTATATATAGAAAAGTATTAAGGAAAGAGAGATATTAATCAAGAGATGTCCCTTTTGTTAATGTagctaacaaataaaaatgaaatagaataataCACCTTTATTGCAGAAGATATGCTTACACAAACAGTTTTCTGATAGGGGAAATCATCCAAATCACtaatggaggaaggaaaatacgcatttatatattgcctacTATGAACCCCAAATTGTGCtactaaatattttacaaatattatctcctttgaaccTTACAACAGCTCTGaaatgtaggtgctgttatcctcatttcacagttgaggcaactgaggcagttaggggttcacagttcttcaacaatattgctgtcactgtgcacaatattctctggttctgctcacttcactatacattagttaatacaagtctttccaggccttcctgaaacaattctccttatcatttcttagagcacaataatattccatcaccatcatataccacagtttgtttagccattccccaattgatgggcattcctttgatttccaattcttagccaccacaaaaagagctgctagaattatttttgtacaaataagactttttgttttgggggatttctttgggatataaacctagcagtgttaatactggatcaaagggcatgtacagttccataaccctttgggcataattccaaattgttctccagaattgttggggttttttttataacTCTACAAACAGAGGATTAACATCCCAGCTTTCCTacaccccctccaacatccattctgtttttattatatttgccactctgatagatgtgaggtgatacatcagttgttttaatttgtatttctctaatcaaaagtgatctagatggagccaagatggcagaggaaaggcagtgagctctcaaactcatgacatgatcactacaaaaaaatccaaataatgccataggaaaatgcccagagcagcaaaactcacagaagaatgtgctgaaatcatcttctaaccaagaacagcttggaaggtcagaaggagggagctgctgtgttgaTAAAGGAGTCGAGcctaaccccacagtcaccctgacacagatccagtcccaggaaggtctcaccagaaaaggagacccccagagtctctgaatcagctgaagtgccagtgtcatctggaactaagctctcagtccagtgagagggctgagccctgggtaggcgggagactacagggatctctgctggtgctaaggcagaacttagatttttcacccctgctgagaaccaggaggaaggcttgagcagcagtggcccaggtgggggaggggcacaggctcattggagctaacaaccacaaaagacaaagctggttgattagcaagttggtctggggtcatctacggaccaggaaacaggccaggtaagtgaagaacctgatcctccttaaatcatactacctgggatttcttaagcttgggatactgcagcctggaaacagtgctccactttaaggagctaaaagtcaagtaaaagaaaggcaggatgagcagagaaaggtgaggaccatagaaagtttcttcagtaacaaggaagaccaaggggcaccctcagaggaagatgtcaacatcagggcccctatatctaaagcttccaagaaaaatacgaattggtctcaggccatagaggtgctcaaaaaggactttgaagataaagttagagaggtagaggaaaaaatggaaagagaaatgagggggttgcaggaaagacataagaaaaatgtcaacagcttgaaaagtcaaattggccaaatggaaaaggaggtacaaaagctctctgatgaaaataattgcctaagaatgaggattga from Dromiciops gliroides isolate mDroGli1 chromosome 6, mDroGli1.pri, whole genome shotgun sequence encodes the following:
- the LOC122732170 gene encoding probable E3 ubiquitin-protein ligase TRIML1 encodes the protein MDVKALLEHFKADITCSICLGYFTDPVTVKCGHSFCTRCLFQCENEADAEFTCPECRQVIQISDLVPNKNLQNLSLMGSIIRPHLLQSMNICVQHWEKEKLFCEEDQRLLCESCSLAPEHKDHQVFPLDRAVDKCKDKIQETWGNLLDKKEKFQRQLNNETEKEARCKEDLHVLKLSVISEYEKMHIFLRDEKHVQMLKLDLEVKENLAKFNKSKTKLSQQIQNLQQMTLEVQKNLDKGPLEMLQAMKNTQERTEALLLQDPECAFPNRIAFQITGMSEILVSFQRDITLDPETADPQLTLSEDLKSVKYVDVPQDQTGNHKKFSHALRVLGAQRFTSGKHYWEVEVGDKTGWEVGICKESVNRKDDANFSLPLISLPGEIMSPGDRAKMAVRKQQDGGEEAARWR